The following are from one region of the Simiduia agarivorans SA1 = DSM 21679 genome:
- a CDS encoding DUF4124 domain-containing protein yields the protein MPALAGKLYKIVDENGNVTFSQFPPKEKSENTTVEGVEVNSGGKAALREVGNRVYCGDMVVSYRSTSSSDRYAERRAESLREDVRYWQERLNRLERNASERSRDKLSSGGGYGISRTAERNSNYQEQMQEDIEEMRELRCALAWAQDSQSTQVTAATEGRSETSRLQDVRAGLERDMEQTCGREPLLDPTDSTNALKRRQWRACTKKFRKGLDDVDNELRYR from the coding sequence TTGCCTGCTTTGGCCGGTAAGTTATATAAAATTGTGGATGAAAACGGCAATGTGACGTTTTCCCAGTTTCCGCCTAAAGAAAAAAGCGAGAACACCACGGTCGAAGGTGTGGAAGTCAATTCCGGTGGAAAAGCTGCGTTGAGAGAAGTGGGCAACCGGGTTTATTGTGGCGATATGGTCGTGTCTTACCGTTCCACTTCGAGCTCAGATCGCTATGCGGAGCGACGGGCGGAATCCTTAAGGGAAGATGTGCGCTACTGGCAGGAACGGCTCAACCGGTTGGAGCGCAATGCCAGCGAGCGGTCGAGAGATAAGCTCTCTTCCGGCGGAGGCTATGGTATTTCCAGAACTGCTGAGCGCAACAGCAATTATCAGGAACAAATGCAGGAAGACATAGAAGAGATGCGTGAGCTGCGCTGCGCGCTCGCGTGGGCGCAAGACAGCCAAAGCACCCAGGTTACCGCAGCCACCGAAGGCCGGTCTGAAACCAGTCGTCTGCAGGATGTGCGCGCGGGCTTGGAGCGGGACATGGAGCAGACCTGTGGCCGTGAACCCCTGCTGGATCCCACCGACTCAACCAACGCGCTCAAACGCCGGCAATGGCGTGCCTGCACGAAAAAATTCCGCAAAGGGCTTGATGACGTAGATAACGAATTGCGGTATCGATAA
- a CDS encoding BatD family protein: MNVGKYRLRWLAALALLLCSAVTLADTISATVDRRELNLDETLRLLVRVSPQANQTPDFSLLENQFDVLSRNQSSQYRNFNGQVEAFTEWQLILAPKNAGKLLIPSFQYGNQFSDAIEIQVHDTNSALGGIKPDIFLELTADLKTPYVQQQVLATLTLYTAVALRIEDAPELNVPGALVIPLNQSQFQKRVDDKVYSVSELRYALFPQQSGELEIPIQTFTVTSGGNNWGGFNRGQIKRIRSQPLTLEVKPQASQFQGKHWLPASNVQLEDNLNDSLTWQVGEPITRRITLRAEGVTADQLPVLALPEVSQIKQYREAPDKSEQKNLNGVNAVITETVALVPTAPGQMQLPAVTLQWWDTNTQQPRTATLPARTISVEGSLPQSALPAPANSAPAAVGTPAIDTSSASVHAGFWPWLTALLLLTNLLSLWLFWRRKPSTGLAESPAIPSNTRDWSALMNRAGRVDSPSDLASCLNHLNALVRAAGYADATAVLQQYQSQSCLQTLQAFQAQVWRAGDAAKDIESRNLVAVVSTIRQLIETQPLAAGTDEPVPDCYPH; the protein is encoded by the coding sequence ATGAACGTTGGTAAATACCGATTACGCTGGCTGGCGGCTTTAGCACTGCTGCTGTGCAGCGCAGTAACATTGGCCGACACCATCAGCGCGACCGTGGATCGGCGCGAACTGAATCTCGATGAAACCTTGCGTTTACTGGTCAGGGTTTCCCCGCAAGCGAACCAGACACCGGATTTCAGTCTTTTGGAAAACCAATTTGATGTCCTGAGTCGCAACCAAAGCAGTCAGTACCGGAATTTCAATGGTCAGGTGGAGGCGTTCACCGAGTGGCAACTGATACTCGCCCCCAAAAACGCGGGCAAACTGCTCATCCCCTCCTTCCAGTATGGTAATCAATTCAGTGACGCCATTGAAATTCAGGTCCACGACACCAACAGCGCACTCGGCGGGATCAAACCCGATATCTTTCTGGAACTCACTGCCGACCTGAAAACACCTTATGTGCAACAACAGGTGCTGGCCACGCTCACCTTGTACACCGCCGTTGCGCTGCGGATCGAAGACGCGCCGGAGCTGAACGTACCCGGTGCTCTGGTGATTCCACTCAACCAAAGCCAGTTTCAGAAACGCGTTGACGACAAGGTCTATTCGGTCAGTGAACTGCGCTATGCACTGTTCCCGCAGCAATCGGGCGAGCTGGAAATCCCCATTCAAACCTTTACGGTGACCAGCGGAGGCAATAACTGGGGCGGTTTCAACCGAGGCCAGATCAAACGCATCAGAAGCCAGCCCCTGACGCTCGAAGTCAAACCCCAGGCCAGCCAGTTTCAAGGCAAACACTGGCTGCCCGCCAGCAATGTCCAATTGGAAGATAACCTGAATGACAGCCTGACCTGGCAGGTCGGCGAACCCATCACACGAAGAATCACTCTGCGCGCAGAGGGCGTTACCGCCGACCAGCTGCCCGTACTCGCACTGCCCGAAGTGAGCCAGATTAAGCAATACCGCGAAGCACCGGACAAGAGCGAGCAAAAAAATCTGAATGGGGTCAACGCGGTGATCACTGAAACCGTCGCATTGGTACCCACCGCCCCCGGGCAAATGCAATTGCCTGCCGTCACCTTGCAATGGTGGGATACCAATACACAACAACCGCGCACCGCCACCCTGCCTGCAAGAACCATCAGCGTAGAAGGCAGCTTGCCACAATCCGCACTGCCCGCCCCTGCAAACTCAGCGCCTGCTGCGGTGGGCACACCCGCTATTGATACAAGCTCCGCATCAGTCCACGCGGGGTTCTGGCCCTGGCTCACCGCATTGCTTTTGTTAACCAACCTGCTGAGCCTTTGGCTGTTTTGGCGTCGCAAGCCCAGCACCGGGCTCGCTGAATCGCCTGCGATCCCGAGTAACACCCGCGATTGGTCGGCGCTGATGAACCGGGCAGGTCGGGTCGACAGCCCATCCGATCTGGCAAGCTGCCTGAATCATCTGAATGCGTTGGTGCGCGCCGCGGGATATGCCGATGCAACCGCCGTCCTGCAACAATACCAGTCGCAATCCTGCCTGCAGACATTACAAGCGTTTCAGGCACAGGTCTGGCGCGCAGGCGATGCCGCTAAAGACATTGAGAGCCGGAACCTGGTTGCGGTGGTCTCGACAATTCGCCAATTGATTGAAACTCAGCCACTGGCGGCTGGCACAGACGAACCTGTACCTGACTGCTACCCGCATTGA
- a CDS encoding cytochrome b — protein sequence MNNRYHLSTRILHWLMALMFFGLIAIGYTMGDIPREDPLRGTLFGWHKATGFIFLCLAFIRVAMLAFVKAPELPAAFSNTERKLTKSTKHLLYLGLVLVPLSGWGMSNFNGYPIKLGDFAVPLVFGKHEGLADLFHEIHEYAPWVLLALVVAHLTAVIYHKLEGGEKDILRRML from the coding sequence ATGAACAATCGCTATCACTTGAGTACGCGCATTCTGCACTGGCTGATGGCCCTGATGTTTTTTGGCCTGATTGCAATCGGCTATACCATGGGCGATATTCCGCGCGAAGACCCCTTGCGGGGCACTTTGTTCGGCTGGCACAAAGCCACCGGCTTTATCTTTCTTTGCCTGGCATTTATCCGTGTGGCGATGCTGGCCTTCGTCAAGGCACCCGAGTTACCCGCCGCGTTCAGCAACACCGAGCGCAAGCTGACAAAAAGCACCAAGCACCTTCTGTACCTGGGGTTGGTATTGGTGCCGCTGAGTGGCTGGGGCATGAGTAATTTTAACGGCTACCCGATCAAGCTCGGCGACTTCGCCGTGCCGTTGGTTTTTGGCAAACACGAGGGGCTGGCCGACCTTTTCCACGAGATCCACGAATATGCGCCCTGGGTATTGCTGGCACTTGTTGTCGCGCACCTGACGGCGGTGATTTATCACAAATTGGAAGGTGGCGAAAAAGACATTCTCCGCCGTATGCTTTGA
- a CDS encoding pilin, whose translation MKLPPNKHTGFTLIEMMVVLSIIAILVMMAIPNTKGRLSRVQIEESLSLTEDFKSQVEAYYRMSGEWPENNNTLHMPDPERIIGNYVVAVTLSQGALHIELGNKIGEGLTGRVLSLTPVYVPGSPKSPVSWVCGVSRIPDGMRAAGENLTDIEPAYLPNSCKF comes from the coding sequence ATGAAATTGCCACCCAACAAACACACTGGATTCACCCTCATCGAAATGATGGTGGTGCTCTCGATCATCGCCATCCTGGTTATGATGGCCATTCCCAACACCAAAGGCCGGCTGAGCCGGGTGCAAATAGAAGAGAGTTTGTCACTGACCGAAGATTTCAAATCTCAGGTAGAGGCTTACTATCGTATGAGTGGCGAGTGGCCGGAGAATAACAACACGCTGCATATGCCGGACCCCGAGCGCATTATTGGCAACTATGTTGTGGCAGTCACCTTAAGTCAGGGCGCGTTGCATATAGAACTGGGCAATAAAATTGGCGAAGGCCTGACCGGCAGAGTGTTATCGCTGACACCGGTTTACGTGCCCGGCTCGCCCAAAAGCCCGGTGTCGTGGGTGTGCGGCGTGAGCCGCATTCCCGATGGCATGCGGGCTGCGGGGGAGAACCTGACTGATATTGAGCCGGCTTACTTGCCCAACAGCTGCAAATTCTGA
- a CDS encoding sulfite exporter TauE/SafE family protein encodes MAIEWFYLLLLITGFIAGIINTLAGGGSNLTVPALMVLGMPADVANATNRVGVFFQSLSASAGFAKRGKLPRQSIIPVLLPTLCGGLVGAGIAAIAPVSILKPLLLGTMITMAVVMLVSPGLVAPEPHEQPRRVTESPLALFGLFAAGVYGGFVQAGVGFVLLAAIAGGLRYDLVRANALKVLCALGFTGVALVVFIADGLVQWLPGLALAASASLGAAVAVKWSLNVSQRTLKWFLLVMTLAASAAAMLS; translated from the coding sequence GTGGCAATTGAGTGGTTTTATCTGTTATTGCTGATCACCGGGTTTATTGCAGGCATTATTAATACGCTTGCCGGCGGAGGCAGTAACCTCACGGTGCCAGCGCTGATGGTGTTAGGCATGCCCGCGGATGTCGCCAATGCCACCAACCGGGTAGGCGTGTTCTTTCAGTCGCTGTCTGCCAGCGCAGGCTTTGCCAAACGCGGTAAGCTACCGCGCCAATCTATAATCCCCGTGTTATTGCCCACCTTGTGCGGTGGATTGGTCGGTGCCGGCATAGCAGCGATTGCGCCTGTCAGTATTCTCAAACCTTTGCTGCTGGGTACCATGATTACGATGGCGGTGGTCATGTTGGTCAGCCCCGGATTGGTGGCGCCTGAGCCACATGAGCAACCGCGACGGGTGACCGAGTCACCGCTGGCATTGTTTGGTCTGTTTGCTGCCGGTGTATACGGTGGCTTTGTTCAGGCCGGAGTGGGATTTGTATTGTTGGCCGCGATTGCAGGAGGTCTGCGCTATGACCTGGTGCGAGCCAATGCCTTGAAAGTATTGTGTGCGCTGGGATTCACCGGGGTCGCGTTGGTGGTGTTTATTGCCGATGGGCTGGTGCAGTGGTTGCCGGGTTTGGCATTGGCCGCGAGTGCTTCATTGGGTGCTGCCGTCGCTGTCAAATGGAGCCTGAACGTATCGCAGCGGACGCTGAAGTGGTTTCTACTGGTTATGACACTGGCCGCCAGTGCGGCGGCCATGCTCAGCTAG
- the pepN gene encoding aminopeptidase N has translation MSEPKVIYLKDYQPPAFAIEQTQLNFDIGPDSVIVSSRLRVVPCGSDTDLVLQGENLTTLAVSLDGVPVDAARMTETESTLTVRGIDSACWLETRVAIDPWGNSSLEGLYKSRTMFCTQCEAEGFRKITWFLDRPDVLSVYTTRVEADKSDCPILLSNGNCINRGDLSDGRHFAEWHDPHPKPSYLFALVAGDLECVTDEFVTVSGRRVVIEVYVEPKDLDKCAHAIASLKRAMRWDEEKYGREYDLDCYMIVAVDDFNMGAMENKGLNIFNTSCVLAHPATTTDAGFQRVEAVVAHEYFHNWSGNRVTCRDWFQLSLKEGFTVYRDACFSADMNSATVKRIEDVNLLRSAQFAEDAGPLAHAVRPASFIEISNFYTLTIYEKGAEIVRMLANMLGPETFRQATDRYFERFDGQAVTCDDFLSVMEEVSGRDLSRFARWYSQAGTPVIDVQDEYNAESQIYRMTLRQSCRPTPETPDKQPFHIPVRIGLLGEAGALALYCDQLATQELADNTDVVLELTDTEQTFVFTRVPERPVPSLCRNFSAPVHVRYPYDEPALVQLLARDDDLFNRWQASQEIAIRHIAAELDGNPLSMDRWTGALEQCLADAALDSAVMAELLHLPTMSYLIDRLEGHDVLALHAARKTVEEKLAIALKPRLHKALQAYHPPAQYQPEAGQIARRSLRNVAARLCVIAGWEQAADWIEAQVRAATNMTDQLAALRMSLLLPDADVSARCLDYFFQQWSHEALVVNQWLAVQAADERGDTLVRLQRLTETAGFQWGNPNKVRALVGTFAGQNYPQFHRNDGQGYQWLADVVGKLDQSNPQLASRLVTPLTRWKQYGARGTAMRNALQGLAGQDLSRDLYEVVHKAL, from the coding sequence ATGAGCGAGCCAAAAGTCATTTATCTGAAGGACTATCAACCACCTGCATTTGCCATTGAACAAACCCAGTTGAATTTTGACATCGGGCCTGACAGTGTCATCGTGTCGTCCCGGCTGCGGGTAGTGCCCTGTGGCTCAGACACTGATCTGGTTCTGCAGGGGGAAAATCTGACCACGCTGGCTGTCAGTCTGGATGGGGTGCCCGTGGACGCGGCACGCATGACCGAAACGGAGTCCACGCTGACTGTCAGAGGCATTGACTCCGCCTGCTGGCTTGAAACCCGGGTAGCAATAGACCCCTGGGGCAACAGCTCTTTGGAAGGACTGTACAAATCCCGAACCATGTTTTGTACGCAGTGTGAAGCTGAGGGATTCCGTAAAATCACCTGGTTTCTGGATCGGCCCGATGTGCTGAGCGTGTACACCACGCGGGTAGAAGCCGACAAGTCTGACTGTCCGATCTTATTATCCAATGGCAATTGCATTAACCGGGGGGATTTGTCCGATGGCAGGCACTTTGCCGAATGGCATGATCCTCATCCCAAACCCAGCTATTTGTTTGCCTTAGTGGCCGGCGATCTGGAATGCGTGACGGATGAATTTGTCACCGTTTCAGGCCGGCGTGTGGTCATAGAGGTCTATGTAGAGCCCAAAGACCTCGATAAGTGTGCACATGCCATAGCTTCGTTGAAACGCGCGATGCGATGGGATGAAGAAAAGTATGGGCGCGAATACGATCTGGATTGCTACATGATTGTGGCCGTCGATGATTTCAACATGGGGGCGATGGAAAACAAGGGACTCAATATTTTCAATACTTCCTGTGTCTTGGCGCATCCTGCGACCACCACTGATGCTGGTTTTCAGCGCGTAGAAGCAGTCGTTGCCCACGAGTATTTTCACAACTGGTCGGGCAATCGGGTGACGTGCCGGGATTGGTTTCAATTGAGTCTGAAAGAAGGCTTTACGGTGTACCGCGATGCCTGTTTTTCGGCGGATATGAATTCTGCCACGGTTAAACGCATCGAGGATGTCAATCTACTGCGCAGTGCCCAATTTGCGGAAGACGCCGGTCCGCTGGCGCATGCGGTGCGACCGGCATCGTTTATTGAAATCTCCAATTTTTATACGCTGACTATTTATGAGAAGGGCGCTGAAATCGTCCGCATGCTTGCAAATATGCTGGGCCCGGAAACGTTCAGGCAAGCCACCGATCGCTACTTCGAGCGATTTGATGGTCAGGCGGTTACCTGCGATGATTTTCTCTCGGTAATGGAGGAGGTCAGCGGCAGGGATTTGTCCCGCTTTGCTCGCTGGTATTCTCAGGCCGGTACGCCGGTGATTGACGTGCAGGATGAGTATAATGCCGAGTCGCAAATCTACCGGATGACGTTGCGCCAAAGCTGCCGACCAACCCCTGAAACACCCGATAAACAACCCTTTCATATACCGGTACGCATAGGGTTGCTGGGCGAGGCGGGTGCTCTGGCACTGTATTGTGACCAGTTGGCCACGCAGGAGTTGGCGGATAACACCGACGTTGTTCTGGAGCTCACTGATACTGAGCAGACCTTTGTGTTTACCCGGGTACCCGAGCGCCCGGTGCCGTCACTGTGCCGGAATTTTTCGGCGCCCGTGCATGTGCGTTATCCCTATGATGAGCCCGCATTGGTCCAGTTACTGGCCCGGGATGATGACCTGTTCAATCGTTGGCAGGCGTCGCAGGAAATTGCAATCCGCCACATTGCGGCTGAACTGGATGGCAATCCCCTGTCAATGGATCGCTGGACTGGCGCGCTGGAGCAATGTCTTGCAGATGCCGCTTTGGATAGTGCGGTGATGGCGGAGCTTCTGCATTTACCCACCATGAGTTATCTCATTGACCGGTTGGAAGGCCATGATGTTCTGGCATTGCATGCGGCGCGAAAGACGGTTGAGGAAAAGCTGGCCATCGCGTTAAAACCAAGACTGCATAAAGCGCTACAGGCCTACCATCCGCCCGCACAATATCAACCGGAAGCTGGCCAGATCGCGCGGCGTTCTCTGCGGAATGTGGCGGCCAGGCTTTGTGTGATTGCCGGGTGGGAGCAGGCGGCAGATTGGATCGAGGCCCAGGTGCGTGCGGCAACCAATATGACCGATCAACTGGCTGCTTTGCGTATGTCGTTACTATTGCCCGATGCCGATGTGTCTGCACGCTGTCTGGATTATTTCTTCCAGCAGTGGTCGCACGAAGCGCTTGTGGTTAATCAATGGTTGGCCGTTCAGGCGGCCGATGAGCGCGGCGATACTCTGGTCCGTCTCCAGCGCCTGACCGAAACCGCAGGGTTTCAATGGGGGAACCCCAACAAGGTCAGGGCGTTGGTGGGCACCTTTGCCGGTCAGAATTATCCCCAGTTTCACCGCAATGACGGCCAAGGCTACCAGTGGCTGGCCGACGTGGTGGGTAAACTGGATCAGTCCAATCCCCAGCTGGCATCGCGCCTGGTGACGCCTTTGACCCGGTGGAAGCAGTATGGCGCGCGCGGCACTGCAATGCGCAATGCCTTGCAGGGGTTGGCGGGACAGGATCTGAGTCGGGACCTGTACGAAGTGGTGCATAAAGCGCTCTAG
- a CDS encoding vWA domain-containing protein — MTMPDALHFARPLWLLALLVIPLVLWLFVRTRKRRGHWHRYIDPSLLPFLAMPSNTRSSQLQAPLLASVMVLLVIAAAGPSWERKPLPVMKSEAATVYILDLSPSMLAEDVKPSRLVRARQKLSDALKADTEGLKALVVYAGEAHLVTPLTDDARTLISLVPSLSPRIMPLTGSNIEMALALANDTLTSSRIKNGQVVLLTDGITPDSLNAAKSALLKAGYPLFIIGLGNESGAPIPLGQQGFAKTPDGEVVIARNDRALLRELASATGGEYRDITLDDSDLIFLQRKHQTPKADGRQVEREFDQWIDRGHWLVWIALPLAFMAFRQKALLSLMLCGIMVSAVVSPNASAQDPAGANQPSALWPSLWLNNNQRGAQALENDDPAAAADAFTDPRWKAYAQYKAGNFPAAQSALSEVEPGSASDWYNLGNTQAQAGNLQAALNSYDQALAINPDMADALHNKQVVQQALEQQQESQNQNQNQDQDQDHSEDQNQPQAGQQQNQSDAGQQGDGQPSQEQGDNTAGQQQKPKSQEADSIPPTDSDPANDQAGDSQGEQDQGELDARRGNESDRRRQDALPEQQPRPSAENPVPQSAPDEPQQADGDQSSAAIDAFSDLNDEQRQAAEQWLNRIEDDPSNLLKRKFEYQYRQRKQAIRNDEWTAPENNAHERW, encoded by the coding sequence ATGACAATGCCCGACGCCCTGCACTTCGCCCGCCCCTTGTGGTTACTTGCGCTGCTCGTGATCCCGCTGGTGCTGTGGTTGTTTGTCCGGACCCGGAAGCGCCGCGGTCACTGGCATCGCTATATCGACCCGTCGCTGCTGCCTTTTCTGGCAATGCCATCAAACACCCGCAGCTCGCAGCTGCAGGCGCCCTTACTGGCGTCAGTTATGGTACTGCTGGTGATTGCAGCGGCCGGCCCCAGCTGGGAGCGCAAACCCCTGCCGGTGATGAAAAGTGAGGCGGCCACCGTTTACATACTGGATTTATCGCCCTCGATGCTGGCCGAAGATGTGAAACCAAGCCGGCTGGTTCGGGCCCGCCAGAAATTATCCGACGCATTGAAGGCAGACACGGAAGGCCTGAAAGCGCTGGTGGTTTATGCGGGAGAAGCGCACCTGGTAACCCCCCTCACCGATGATGCACGCACCTTAATATCACTGGTTCCGTCACTCAGTCCACGCATCATGCCTTTGACCGGCAGTAATATTGAAATGGCACTGGCACTCGCCAATGACACCCTGACCAGCAGCCGGATCAAGAACGGGCAAGTAGTGCTACTGACGGACGGCATAACACCCGATAGCCTGAACGCCGCCAAAAGTGCCTTGCTGAAAGCGGGCTATCCCCTGTTTATTATTGGTCTGGGCAATGAGTCCGGCGCCCCGATTCCCTTAGGCCAACAAGGCTTTGCCAAAACGCCCGACGGCGAAGTGGTGATCGCGCGCAACGATCGCGCATTACTGCGGGAACTCGCCAGCGCGACCGGTGGCGAATACCGCGACATTACGCTGGATGACAGCGACCTGATTTTTCTGCAACGCAAGCATCAGACTCCCAAGGCCGACGGGCGCCAGGTGGAGCGGGAGTTTGATCAGTGGATCGACCGCGGTCACTGGCTGGTATGGATTGCCCTGCCACTGGCGTTTATGGCATTCCGGCAGAAAGCACTACTGAGTCTGATGCTGTGCGGGATAATGGTCTCTGCCGTGGTCAGTCCGAACGCGTCTGCGCAGGACCCGGCCGGCGCCAACCAGCCCTCTGCGCTATGGCCGTCGCTTTGGCTAAACAACAATCAGCGCGGTGCTCAGGCGCTCGAAAACGACGATCCGGCAGCGGCGGCCGACGCGTTTACTGATCCGCGCTGGAAAGCCTATGCGCAATATAAGGCCGGCAATTTCCCGGCGGCACAATCCGCACTGAGTGAAGTAGAACCGGGTTCTGCCAGTGACTGGTACAACCTGGGTAATACGCAAGCACAGGCCGGCAACCTGCAAGCCGCACTGAACAGTTACGATCAGGCGCTTGCAATCAATCCGGATATGGCAGACGCGCTTCACAACAAACAGGTGGTGCAACAGGCGCTTGAGCAACAGCAGGAATCGCAGAATCAAAATCAAAATCAGGATCAGGATCAGGATCACAGCGAGGATCAGAACCAGCCACAAGCCGGCCAGCAACAGAACCAATCCGACGCCGGTCAACAAGGCGATGGTCAGCCGTCGCAGGAACAGGGCGACAACACGGCTGGACAGCAGCAAAAACCGAAAAGCCAGGAAGCGGATTCAATACCACCAACCGATTCTGATCCCGCTAATGATCAAGCCGGTGACAGCCAGGGTGAGCAGGACCAGGGTGAACTCGATGCCCGCCGGGGCAATGAATCCGATCGCCGCAGACAGGACGCTTTGCCAGAGCAACAGCCCAGGCCCTCGGCGGAAAATCCTGTTCCGCAATCCGCGCCCGATGAACCTCAACAAGCCGACGGCGATCAGTCGTCAGCGGCCATTGATGCGTTCTCAGACCTGAATGACGAGCAACGCCAGGCCGCAGAACAGTGGTTGAACCGAATTGAGGACGACCCCTCCAATCTGTTGAAACGAAAGTTCGAGTACCAATATCGCCAGAGAAAACAGGCAATTCGCAATGATGAATGGACAGCGCCCGAGAACAATGCCCATGAACGTTGGTAA
- a CDS encoding HDOD domain-containing protein, with protein MIARELLASTDIAQPGAERVAVDELFSVLGTRGWGDYFSHLQAAQLGIAGYWFLANASLEPCLVQQAAVLRHWIDGLRVTGGGTRHLLIEHPQIELAAFAAALLWRLHNQAASRRIPIDRVLVPELPAGIRAYLEGQCLNLVEDPAATGVTLDIGEDAWQAPFVTHNRKLLPLLSESLVFLQGDEDDSVAGKVYRQLESMVSLAEVNQAQLAQSLAMSDRTLSRQLADEGTNFRELLTRQRNARAVAGLCQGDAIDVLSAALGFSERAAFERAFKGWQGVTPAKFQAQYRRLSRDVDIERLISPEQLPALPAIASELLAMAQDDQASLEDMAALVERDPVLTAKLLNIACSAYYGLPPGTRIRDAVIRVFGVDRLRYLALSVLAASGFSTSHCPAFSMAQFWVVSLSVAQLACECVRLQGQPQEQQADIYLAGLLHAIGRLVLVQCFPVKMQQLLAQLNQAPAPQEMLAMEKLRLGVDASEAGALLVAKWQLPRAVSVFMRQLASEKNNMSAQAGLILVLHEYVLACLAEDQERTQVASSQLIQLLGIDAGKIERMLEAFNQKLPGLNAAANAI; from the coding sequence TTGATTGCACGCGAGCTGTTGGCGAGCACTGATATCGCCCAACCCGGGGCCGAGCGGGTGGCCGTTGACGAGCTGTTCTCAGTGCTGGGGACACGGGGCTGGGGCGACTACTTCAGCCATCTGCAGGCTGCACAATTGGGGATTGCGGGTTACTGGTTTCTTGCCAATGCCAGCCTGGAGCCCTGTCTGGTGCAGCAGGCCGCGGTATTGCGCCACTGGATTGATGGATTGAGGGTGACCGGAGGAGGGACCCGCCACCTATTGATTGAGCATCCACAGATAGAGCTGGCAGCTTTTGCCGCCGCACTGCTGTGGCGTTTGCATAATCAGGCCGCCAGCCGGCGCATTCCTATTGATCGCGTGCTGGTGCCAGAGCTGCCGGCGGGTATCAGGGCGTATTTGGAGGGCCAGTGTCTGAACCTGGTCGAAGATCCGGCAGCCACCGGCGTTACGCTCGATATTGGCGAGGATGCCTGGCAGGCGCCTTTTGTCACTCACAACCGGAAATTGCTGCCGCTGTTATCCGAGAGCCTGGTTTTTTTGCAGGGCGATGAGGATGACAGTGTGGCGGGCAAAGTCTATCGGCAGCTGGAGTCCATGGTTTCGTTGGCAGAGGTGAATCAGGCCCAACTAGCACAATCCCTGGCCATGAGCGATCGCACCCTGTCACGCCAGCTGGCCGACGAGGGCACAAATTTCAGGGAACTACTGACGCGTCAGCGCAATGCGCGTGCGGTGGCGGGGCTTTGTCAGGGCGATGCCATCGATGTCTTGAGTGCGGCACTGGGCTTTTCTGAACGGGCAGCGTTTGAGCGTGCCTTCAAGGGCTGGCAAGGGGTGACGCCGGCCAAATTCCAGGCGCAGTACCGTAGATTATCCCGGGACGTGGATATTGAACGTCTGATTTCGCCGGAGCAGTTGCCGGCATTGCCCGCAATTGCATCCGAACTACTGGCGATGGCTCAGGATGATCAGGCCAGCCTCGAGGACATGGCAGCCTTGGTGGAGCGGGACCCTGTACTCACCGCCAAATTGTTGAATATCGCCTGTAGCGCCTACTACGGGTTGCCGCCCGGGACCCGGATTCGCGATGCGGTTATCCGCGTTTTTGGTGTGGATCGGCTGCGCTATCTGGCACTCTCGGTGCTGGCAGCGTCGGGCTTTTCCACCAGCCATTGTCCGGCTTTTTCTATGGCGCAGTTCTGGGTCGTGTCTTTGTCGGTCGCGCAACTCGCCTGTGAGTGTGTTCGGTTACAAGGTCAGCCTCAGGAACAACAGGCGGATATCTATCTCGCCGGCTTGCTGCACGCCATTGGCCGCTTGGTCTTGGTGCAATGCTTTCCGGTTAAAATGCAGCAACTGCTGGCACAGCTCAATCAGGCGCCTGCGCCGCAGGAAATGCTGGCGATGGAAAAACTCCGCTTGGGTGTCGATGCCAGTGAGGCAGGTGCGTTATTGGTCGCCAAATGGCAGCTGCCGCGCGCGGTCAGCGTATTTATGCGGCAATTGGCGAGCGAAAAAAACAATATGAGTGCTCAGGCGGGGCTTATTCTGGTATTGCATGAATATGTACTGGCCTGCTTAGCCGAAGACCAGGAGCGCACTCAGGTTGCCAGCAGTCAATTGATCCAATTGCTAGGCATTGATGCTGGAAAAATCGAACGCATGCTGGAGGCATTCAATCAAAAGCTGCCCGGGTTGAACGCTGCGGCCAATGCGATCTGA